AAAGATAacaccttattttttaaatgtaaatgtGTTCATTGATTAACAAATTAAGTCAACAATCATTATTTCAGGATGTATATTTTCCATGAacttaatatataattgtattataGTTTGATGTTCATAATCTAATATGTTTCATGTTATACTTTGAAGATGTAATATCTAAAGGTTTAGTTTTTCTATCTCTATTGGTCCTAATTAGGGATGGTAAAAAAATTTGTGTCTGTTGGTACCTGTAGATAAAATCCGCGACAAATAGTTGGTACTTGTGGGTATTTATTACTCGCGGTTGcaattattttaatacccgcttataaatgGATCAGatgtgaatattatatatatatttaaatttgtaccCGCAGATATATGCTACtcccacaaaaaaaaatattttattaagttaaatttaattaaaattaaaattaatttatattttatcatattaaatttaattaaaattaaaatttatttgatatttaacttaatttatattatattttaaatatattttttataattttatttaaaaatttataaaaatataattttctaaatatttgttgGTATCTTGATATCcacgaattttaaaatatctggATATGCACATATAGCGGGTGAACTTTTTTTGTGTGGGTCGAGTAGCGGATAAACACTATCTGTATCTTATCTGACATGTTGCCATTCTTAATCCTAACATGATCTTATatgaagaaattaatttttctttcaaaactcTACGTGTTTACATGATCTTGGAGAGCAAagttaattttgattttgtctTGAGATAAGTTTATATTATAGGATAATTAGAGCAAAGTTAAACTATATGTCTTGGCTTAGAATATAAAGACGTGCATGCAAAGGAAATAACAACCTTTACATCCTTATATGAAGGTGCAACAAAATGCTTGCCGGGTAAGGCCATGTTGATAGTGCTGCATTGAATTTATTACCAAAATATGAGATAATTAATATCAACAACCTTTAATTTCCACAGAATGTAGAACAAGAATGCTTAACAAATGTGAtgcattatattttcatttttcgtCCTGAAATTTTAGTCACCTTTGTATATGTTTCTCAATGaaaaaatcaattgaaaataatttcgcAATTATAGATACAAGACGTTATGCAGATGATAACTTCTATATCCCTTCCAAAATACATTTCTTTCTAAACACttggaataaaaacaaaatagctCGTgcaagtttaattttaaataagctaaatagttttaattttgtaaaaaaaaaaattaatttaattcatatattgACTATTCTAATTCATGGAAAAAGTTGGtcaatttctgtttttttttttctttctataaatcTTTAtgtaaaaactatttttcatcatcttcattatCATTCCAAGGAAACAAACTATTATAGAAGATAGCATTATCATTGGAATTGAACTGCTTACTTGAAGGTATCAAGAATACCAACATTGAATCCATCAAATCCTTTGATATCCTTCTCAACAAATTTATCATACAGTGTATTCACCACCAAGTTCAACAACTGGGTGGTTGATAGACCTGAGATGCAAAATAAAAATGCAGCATTTATCAGTATATGACGAgtattactatatatatatatatatatatatatatatatgaaagggaaaaaatgaatgaagaacCTTTTCCTGTCATGAAGCTCATCGCCAtaattgttattgttgttgagaattaagaaaaaagCTGTAAACAAAGATTAACTTAGAAAATGGTGGTGTGGGTTAATGGTATCTCTTAACTTTGTTGTGAAAGCAAAGAATGACTTTCTCTGTAAACTTCAAAgctaataatatattatgaattgtttGTTTATTATTGTGTGATTCTTGGCTTGGAATAGCTTTCCACCATGCTTAAAGCAGAATATAACTTGTTTAAATAATGCAGATTATAATAGTAATCCATCTGCATTCATGTTTTGATTCTACGTTGAAGAATCAATAGTGAAAAGTTTCATAAAAGAATATTACACTTCAACTTATTTGCCACTCACATAGCAAGGaacatattttctaaaaatggCAAAATTGAAAAGAAGTAAATTCTTTAAAGGGGtagttatataaatatatatatctttgaTTGAAAAAAACGTTATACAAAACATGAGGAAGTTGAAACCACTCTCAATTACATGTATCTTTATAAACTGTTTCCATTATGGGTCGAAGTTAACTGTATAGCTGATATTTTGAAGATCCAAAGGTTAAACTGAGAAGTTAACTAAtactaaaatcaataaaaattcgATCTTTTAAGCaattaatgtatattaaaagtaattatattttgtctttAATCAATcgaatttataattaattcttCTTAAAAACTGATGTTTCGGTAAGATGTCACCCTCAATCACTTTaaagtgtgttttttttttgtaaggaTTGATTTTAGGGATATCAAGTGCATATATTTAAAGTGAAGtttgtgttatttcttttaaaaaatttagaagaaaagTTTGTAATCAacttgataaattaaaaaatgttttaatagattaaaaaattagattatCAAATTAgacttaatattaaaaataatataaaataatatttaaacgagctaaaattattttaaaatttttgttatgaataaaattttaataaaatattaattgaattaaataaagaatacaatatatttggtataaaaaattaaatattttgctCTTCAATATTAAAactcaaaaaaattaaagaatttttatcatataaattaataaagttaactcaaaatatgacatAATATaagacaaatatatatattacaagatACAATATAATCTATgatcaatcaaaataaaatcattcatTTATACTATTATTCCCACGATACATCTTGTATGAGGTAGAAGTGAATAGAAAGTATCAAAATAAAACCATTCATTTATACTATTATTCCCACAATACATCTTGTATGGGATAGAAGTTAATAGAAAAAGTCGTAACActatatgaataaattattattttaaatatttatgctgttaataacttaaaaatttatactcCAATATATTaagatgaaagaagaaattaaatatgaaaagatTATGCAAATATGGTGTAATTAAAGTCATTAACATAGTAAGCGATAAAAGTGTTTCatacatgaataaaacaaacataGTAATGAATTATAAACAAAAGGGTCAAACACTCCCCGTCATCATCTTAATTAGCTTATTCCAACGAAGATTTGGAGGCAAACCCATCAGCCGTTTGGTATAGACAGGATTTGTACAGAGAAAATCATAATAATGTTCCATAATAGATTCTTCTTGTATGTTCATGCCAGCTAGCATCTCCCATACGTCACTTTCTGAGTATTGGAAAGTTGACCTGCGACGCATAATATAATTTTGCTCCTCAATGGCACTTACCTGTCGTTCCATTAtggataatattttttcaaaatgagAGTTACTCGATCTCAGAACATTCATTAACTCGTCTAGTTTTGTAATGAGCTTCTCGAATTGGGAGTCCATCAAATCAACCATTGGTGCTTTTCGTTTTGAGCCTCGTGATGTCGAAGTCTCACACGATGGAATAGATGTCACAGGTTGAGTAGGCCCAGGACTATGCTCATCCATACCtgatggtgatggtgaagtCGAATAAGTACCTCTTTCATACAAAGGTGACTCTGGTATGTACTCCATTTGATAATTAAGATCAACCTCTAACTTTTGTTGCTGGTTTTGACGTTGTTCTTGATGTGTTGCGCACACACTACCACCTGTTGCTCGACCCCATAATTCCACCATGAGATCGTAGTGTCTAAtgaaatgaattaaatatattcagGACGTAGTACattattgaataataatataaaagtgaaaGTTTCATTTTTAGAATTTACAAGATGTTCAAAGGAAACAACAAAGACATATTTTCTGGTCTGAAGATGCGATGTTGTTTGATTAACTGAAACTCTGGTGTATCTAAATGCAGAAAGTTGATTTAATGAGCTAACACACATATTTTACAGTATAGCAGATACTCTTCACTCTTTATACTCACAAACAGAGTAAATTTACCTTAATGGAAGTAAAGATATTGATGAGAATTTTCTCATGCTATACCATACTTGCTGCCTTAGTAGACCTGCATACTCTCAGTCCCTTTGGTTACTAAAACATTGTATCTACATATTATTCTCCCTCTATGCCTTTCCTGCTACCCCTTGGAATCGTTAGAACTTTTCATGCTCTATCACATTCACAGTTGGAAAGTTTTGATGAATCACTGATTACACTAGAATACCACACTTAACATCAGTAGATATTTTGTTTGTGAAAAATAGTTGAACCTCTTAAAACTTTGAATTAAGTACTTACCGTGTTAGTGTTGCTCATATCCTTGTCATGGATGGTAAAGGATAGGAAAAAATGTTATGTTTTAGGATactaataacattttaattttaattttattttattctcaatCGCTGCTCTCTTTGTCCACCCCCTATTTCAATTTCCACACCATTCCAACGTGCCTATCAAATAAAATCACCTAAATACAAACTACACAAAACTAAGAATGTGTCTCTATTCATTACCTTCCCATTGCTTCACCCAATATCCAGTAGTTACACATTTAAAATTTCAGATTTCATTCAATTGAGGCGTTATAACCCTATTAAGGAGTTTCAAGTAGAAAATAATAACGTGCGATTTCTCATGTTTTGGGTCATCAATTGCCAAAATCAGATGCGAAATTCGTGCCTTTCAGTTCAAGGTTTTCTGCAATTcatgaattatttttctaaaacaaaaaacagaatATAGCAGTTCAAGGATCAATTCCAAAAACctgaaataaaatacaattttttaaccTAATACACCACactgattttgaaatttgtttacgCATTTTCACATACTTGCGGAAGTAATGAGAGAGAAGGAAGAATAGACTAACCGAAGAGACACCAAACCTCTGGTGTTGGATCCTTGAGCAAAGACTACGGATACCGAATCGGTGGAACGAAAAGGCAACCGTAGTCCTGGAAGACGCACGGCACACCGGAAGGAGAAAGACACACTAGCGAAGGCAAGAAGATTTCTAGGGCACCAATTCTAAGAGAAGAAGACATGAAGGAAGAAATACAAATGTACGAAAGGTCATAAAAGATTAAAGAGGGAAGGTGAAAAAGAAATGGcgggaaaaaaattaaaaaacactaCCTGTTCTAATTGGCGGGAAATGACACTAAGTACTTCTCAGGATAGAAATCTTCCTCTGCCGCATGTTTCTTCCGGAGGTTATTATAACCtctcataaataaataaataaataaatatatatatatgttggtTAGGTTAAGAGGTCTCGATATAATGATTTCAAGAAGATTTGAACCTCCACACTGCATCACATTTTGAATCTTATGTGT
This sequence is a window from Vigna angularis cultivar LongXiaoDou No.4 chromosome 2, ASM1680809v1, whole genome shotgun sequence. Protein-coding genes within it:
- the LOC108328344 gene encoding uncharacterized protein LOC108328344, producing the protein MVELWGRATGGSVCATHQEQRQNQQQKLEVDLNYQMEYIPESPLYERGTYSTSPSPSGMDEHSPGPTQPVTSIPSCETSTSRGSKRKAPMVDLMDSQFEKLITKLDELMNVLRSSNSHFEKILSIMERQVSAIEEQNYIMRRRSTFQYSESDVWEMLAGMNIQEESIMEHYYDFLCTNPVYTKRLMGLPPNLRWNKLIKMMTGSV